The DNA window TCAGCCTACGTTACGCGCGATAAGATAAGTACATATTTATCGCTTAATTAATcttctttttaaattattttgtactGAAATATAGGTTAACTCTATTGCATTTCACAGCTCGAGCGACGACAGTAAATAGCGTTACTAAATACTACAGTTTTGCGAAAGATAATAATAGCAAAGGGGAAATATAATGAgtataatttcattttgaatttttttttattaatttatttaataatcagttaacatattcgagaatttaaTTAACGAATTGATATTTAAATTTGTATTAATCATGACTTtttattgttaagacgaacaagaaattaaaatttttgtctATGTTTAGATACACAGAATAGTATTTAACATAAACATTCAATATCAAAACACTTGAGAACGGTGCATATAAGAATGTGTGTTGTGTGAAACATTCCATAGGAAGTATTGACACAtttcataatatatattataaatacaaaatattatcaaaattgataaaatatttgaaGTACTTTTGAACAATCTGTACATTGTAAAATACTTGTTAatactaaaaaaatataaaacagcttatttgaaattatttccCCTTTCTGTGTTCCAGTCGAGGCCTCCCTTTTTTGGTTGTTGGCTTATCTTTCCCTTTATTTAATAATGGATGAGTTTCTAGAAACAAAAGCATCAGCAGTAAATTAAATGAAcacaatttattacattttcgtatgtgttATAGACATTACCATCTACTGGTGCTCCTTGCAAATGAATATCATGTGAACGATGTTTCTTTATAGGCGGTTCATGTGGTGTTGTTTGATTATCTTCTGAATCTTCTACGTCTGGtgatatcggtaaaaattgtAATGAGCCAATATCTTCCATTTCTTCATCAGAGCTACAAAAGGCAGCAACTCTATCAATAGATGCAACATCCACTTCAATCTCTTCATCCTGTGCCTCTTCACCTTGCACCACAGACTTATCTTCGTCGCTCAAGTCAaattcactctctctctcttcgtacTCAACATTCTCATCCAATTCCTTAAAATCTGGTGCAAAAGCTGACCAATTCTCAACTTGATTTTGTGCCCAAATGGAAACTACACCAGATGATATAGAAGCAATGATTGGTCTTACAGGATGCCACTGTATCaaaatttttatcattattttatGAACTATCCAATACCAATGAAAtggtaaataaattatttaccaCAACATCAAGTAACAATTCTCCCTTAGTTCCATGTAAAATTTTCACTAAATTTCCAATACTTTTTTCCCAGACATACAAAGCATGCTGCCTTGCAGAACCAGCGCATACATACTCTCCATCTCcagaaaaacaacattttttccaCATAGTTTTGTTTACAAgatcttgtaatttttgtatTGGTTCGGGTTCACCATCTTTTCCACATGCAAGTACTTCTGTACTATCATATACACGAATTACCCTATCTGATGTATTTACTAAAAAACAAGAACCTCTCCTAGCAAATTCAATACTTTTTACAGCTGTATTACTAGCAGTGCCTTGCGATATTTTGTAAGAAGCTTTCATAGTTAACGATTCTGCATCAAGAACTAGAATCCGGCCACGAGCATTTCCAGTATACACATAATCTCCACGTCGATCAAAAGATGCCACTATATTTAAGTCACTCTGTAATAAAatgaccattttttttttaatttagaaaTGTTGTAGTATTACGCTAGGTATATATTTTACATACATCATCATCGAGCGGTATAACTCTGTGTGTACCCTCAACATCAACCATCACTGCTGCATGTCTCATTGGACATACTAAGAATCTATTGAGATTTCGTGGATGAAACTGTACTTTCAGTATAGGGGagggaaacctatatttttgatCACATTCTCCTGATAAAACATCCCATATACAGACGTTGTTGTCTGTCGAGGCACTTAATAATTTGTGTCCATTTCTAGACCAGCTATTTAATTAGAATAAGAATAATAACATCAAATTTCAATacatgaaataatataattttcataTATTATCATTTTGAATTATTTACCTTAAGGAACATACTGGATGAACATGTGCACTAATGATTTTGGCAACACCTCTTGTCAAAAAATCCCAAATAACGATTCTACCATCGTTACATCCAACAGCAAGAAGAGTTCCTCTTTTGTTAAATGTACAAGTTACTGCTAAAGATATGCAATCTAACGTACCATCAAACtcctaataattataaatattttaagttCGAGAAATTAAAACAGCAGAATGCATTTTAATGGTTACATCTTACCTCTGGATAATTCTGACCAAATGATTCTGGAAAATAAAAACATGTATAGGTTATAACTCTGTTATGTTTTCAACTAAATGTTTATAAAATCTTACCTAATAATTCTAAATTCATTtttgatttatttgtttatgTATGCACATTATACACAGAACTTTCTGAAGTTATTATTTGTGTCAGTGATGTCCATTTGATAACCTATAACAAcactatttatatatataatataacacAGAACACCAGAAACGAAAGCCGATGGTCCGAGCAGTGATGGTATGCATATTAGTGTGTTGGTTAGGTTTTTTCGCACATGCGTGCCCAGCGCAGTAACGTATCAATATGTGGAGAAAGTAGTGGAGTACTATTATTGGCGGGAAAGTAAGTACTCGAAGAGTTcaggacgagacgacgaaacaagcgtgATACAACTTTTtggtaaattattattattatttgatttacaaacatatattatacattcatttttcgaaatcatatcataacaaattttacgaaattatgCAGGGTGACCAAGGTACCCTATTTTAGCCAAACTTTTACCGGAAAGGATAACCTCTCTGGTTTCGATTCAT is part of the Halictus rubicundus isolate RS-2024b chromosome 3, iyHalRubi1_principal, whole genome shotgun sequence genome and encodes:
- the Rbbp5 gene encoding retinoblastoma binding protein 5, with translation MNLELLESFGQNYPEEFDGTLDCISLAVTCTFNKRGTLLAVGCNDGRIVIWDFLTRGVAKIISAHVHPVCSLSWSRNGHKLLSASTDNNVCIWDVLSGECDQKYRFPSPILKVQFHPRNLNRFLVCPMRHAAVMVDVEGTHRVIPLDDDSDLNIVASFDRRGDYVYTGNARGRILVLDAESLTMKASYKISQGTASNTAVKSIEFARRGSCFLVNTSDRVIRVYDSTEVLACGKDGEPEPIQKLQDLVNKTMWKKCCFSGDGEYVCAGSARQHALYVWEKSIGNLVKILHGTKGELLLDVVWHPVRPIIASISSGVVSIWAQNQVENWSAFAPDFKELDENVEYEERESEFDLSDEDKSVVQGEEAQDEEIEVDVASIDRVAAFCSSDEEMEDIGSLQFLPISPDVEDSEDNQTTPHEPPIKKHRSHDIHLQGAPVDETHPLLNKGKDKPTTKKGRPRLEHRKGK